TAGCAACCCGAACCGCGCTCCTGATTCCGCGATTGAGATATCTGCGGGCTTAGGGCGTCGAGAGAAAACAACCCGTGCCGTTTCGCCCGAGGGCTGAAGCGGCCAGCAACAGGAGACGTCATGTCGTCGTTCGCTCATACGCCTGCGGGCCGCATTGCGCAGTCGAAGCTCATGTCGGAGGCGGAGCAGCGCACGCGCGTCGATCTCGCGGCCGCGTACCGGCTTGCGGCGCTCAACGGCTGGGACGATCTCGTCTACACGCATATTTCCGCGAGCGTGCCCGACGAGCCCGGTCATTTTCTGATCAATCCGTTCGGCCTCTCGTTCGATGAAGTGTGCGCGTCGAATCTGGTGAAGATCGATATCGCGGGCAACATCGTCGGTGCGAGCGAGCACCCGGTGAACGCGACGGGCTTTGCGTTGCACGCGGCTGTTCACGCGGCGCGCGCCGACGCGTTTTGCGTGATGCATCTGCACAATACGGCGGGCATTGCCGTGTCGCTGCAAAAGGATGGGCTCTTGCCGGGCTCGCAGCATGCGCTGCGTTTTCATGGCTATCTTGCGTATCACGATTACGAGGGCCTTGCGTTCACGCCGGCGGAGGGCGAGCGCCTCGTTGCGGATCTCGCCGACAAGCCGGCGATGCTATTGCGTAATCACGGTACGCTGACGACGGGCCGCACGGTTGCGGAAGCGTATGTGCTGATGGCGACGCTGATCAAGGCTTGCGAGATTCAATTGCTTGCGCAGACGGGCGGTGTTGCGCTGGTGTTGCCATCGGAGGCCGTGGCTGAGCGCACGGCTGAACAGCTTTACGATGGGGGCGCTGTTGAAGGTGCCATTGAATGGCCGGCGTTGTTGCGCAAGCTTGATCGCATCGATGCTTCGTATAAGGGTTGAATTTTTTTCTAAGGGATACGAGACATGCCTACTTTTCATATCGAGCTTTTTGAAGGTCGTACCGTTGAGCAGAAGCGCCAGTTCGTTGAGGCCATCACGAAGGCGACGTGCGAGTCGCTGAATGTCGAGCCGAATTCTGTTGATATTGTGCTTATTGATGTCAAGCGGGAGAACTGGGCTACGGGTGGGAAGCTTTGGTCTGATGTTGGGTAAGGGGTTTTTGTTGTCTGCGACGCTGGGGGGTCCGGTTTGCATTGCGCTGGCATCCGCGGTGTGACTTACCTGGGCACGCGTTTTCCGGGGTGTGCCTGCTTTTTAGCTGGCATCCGCGTTATGGTGTTTGCCGTTCAAGCGTCGCCCCTGTGCGGGGCGGCACCTACTTTTCTTTGCCGCCGCAAAGAAAAGTAGGCAAAAGAAAGCGGCTAACACCGCCAATCCTTGTGTTTGCCTGAGGGCCCCCAAAGGGTCTTACGCTTCACACGGCAACGCACCTGCTCGCGTTCGTTGCCAACGGTCTTGCGGTGCGCATCACCCGCTTCATGCGCCCGCGTTGCAGCGTGCCGTGCCAGATATTCCTCTGCCGCCCAGGTGGCAAACTGTGTGTAGGCCGTAGCACCTCACACGCCTCACTCCGGACCGATAGCGCACGCGTTCCACCATGTACGAGCGCCAGGCTATACGACACGACAACCTACACACAGTTTGCCACCTGGGCGGCGCAAACCATTCGCTGCCGCTAGCTCTTGTTCGGGTGTTTGAAGTGGGTGAGACGATCATTCGAAGCGTTGGCAACGAACGCGAACAGAAATGCTGCCGTGTGAAGCGTAAGACCCTTTGGGGGCCCTCAGGCAGGAAGAAAGATTGGCGGTGTTAGCCGCTTTCTTTTGCCTACTTTTCTTTGCGGCGGCAAAGAAAAGTAGGTGCCGCCCCGCACAGGGGCGACGCGTGAACGGCAAACATCGTAGCGCGGATGCCAGCGAAAACACGAGCAAACCAACCAGCCGCCGTCGCAGACAAAGTAGCTGCCGCGCCGCACAGGTGCAACGCATGAACAGCAATCACCGTGACGCGGATGTCACCACAGAGGCATAAAAGCCAAACGCATCGCGGAGGCCCGCGCAAAACAAATCGGACCACCCAGCGTCGCAGACAAAAACAAAACCCACTGCGACATCTCATCGCACAACCGCGTCGCGCGACATCGACAAACAGCGTGCTGCGACGCGGTCGATTGCCGCACTTCCCTCGCTAGCGCATGCGACCGCCGCGCAAACCAGCAAATCCAAATCCCGATCCAGATCAACCATTTACAGCAAAAAATCACGCCCACAGAACCGCCGATCTGCGCCAAATCGCCACACAAAGCGCCGCAGCAAAACAACCCACATTCCCCTACGCTTGCGGTCATCTGCACGAAACGCAGTGCGCGCCAACACCAGTCGACGCGCGTTGTCACCCGGATTCGGACACATGACCACCGCAATCTCCGCCTTCGACCTGGCCCGCATGCAGTTCGCGTTCACGGTCTCGTTTCACATCATCTTTCCTGCGCTCAGCATCGGGCTCGCCAGCTTCATCGCCGTCCTCGAATGGCGCTGGCTCAAAACCGGTAAGGCCTACTACAAAGATCTTTGTCTGTTCTGGTCGAAGATCTTCGCCGTGGCCTTCGGCATGGGCGTCGTCTCCGGCGTCGTCATGAGCTACGAGTTCGGTACGAACTGGTCGGGCTTCTCGTCGTTCGCCGGCCCCGTCACTGGCCCGCTGCTGATGTACGAGGTGATGACCGCGTTCTTCCTCGAAGCAGGCTTTCTCGGCATCATGCTGTTCGGCTGGCAACGCGTCAGCCCGCGCGCGCACTTCGGCGCGACGCTGATGGTCGCGATCGGCACGTTGATCTCGACGTTCTGGATTCTCGCGTCCAATAGCTGGATGCAGACGCCGCAAGGCTTCGATATCGTCGATAACCACGTCGTCCCCGTCGACTGGTTCAAGATCATCTTCAATCCGTCGTTCCCCTACCGCCTCGCGCACATGGCGATCGCCGCCTTCATCGTCACGGCGCTCGTCGTCGCGGCCGTCGGTGCATGGCATCTGCTCAAGGGACGGCGCGACAACGCAGTCAAAAAGATGTTCTCGATGGCGCTGTGGATGCTGCTGGTCCTCGCGCCCGTTCAGGCCTTCGTCGGCGACGCGCATGGCCTGAACACGCGCGAACACCAGCCCGCGAAGATCGCGGCGATCGAAGGTCTGTGGGACACGGAGAAAGGCGGCACTGCGCTGAACCTGTTCGGCATCCCCGACATGCAGGCGGAAACCACGAAGTACGCCGTGTCGATTCCCCACCTCGGCAGCCTGATCCTCACGCATAGCTGGGACGGCGAAATCCGCGGGTTGAAGAGTTTCCCAAAAGAAGACCGCCCGAATTCGACCGTCGTGTTCTGGAGCTTCCGCGTGATGGCGGGCCTCGGCGTCGCGATGATCGCCTTCGCACTCGCCGCATGGGCGCTGCGCCGGCGCGGCAAGCTGTACGACGCGAAGTGGTTCCACCGCATCGCGATCGCGATGGGACCGACGGGCTTTCTGTCGCTGCTCGCCGGCTGGGTGACGACGGAAGTCGGGCGTCAGCCGTGGGTCGTGTACGGCGTCAAGCGCACCATCGAAGCCGTGTCGCCGCTCTCCGCGCAACAGGTCGGCATTTCGTTGATGGCGTTCGTCGTCATCTACTTTCTCGTGTTCGGCACGGGCATCTACTACATGTTCAAGCTGATGCGCTCCGGCCCAGCGTTGCCCGGCCACACACCGGATGGCATCCCCGACGCGCCCAGGCGCGGCGCGCGCCGCCCGCTATCCACCGTCGACCAGATGATCGACGCCTGATCCAACCTTCCAATCTTCGATAGCCGAGAGAAAAATGGATGTAACCATAGTCTGGGCCGCGATCATCGCACTGGGCCTATTCATATACGTCGTGCTGGACGGTTTCGATTTGGGCATCGGCATCGTGTTTCCGTTCTTCCCCGACGAAAAAGAACGCGACCTGATGATGAACACCGTCGCACCCGTCTGGGACGGCAACGAGACATGGCTCGTGCTCGGCGGCGCAGGCCTGTTCGCGGCGTTTCCCATCGTCTATTCGACAGTGCTTTCCGCGCTCTATCTGCCCCTCGTCTTCATGCTCGTGTGCCTGATTTTCCGCGGCGTGTCGTTCGAAATTCGCGCCAAGGCGAATCGCACGAAGCATCTTTGGGATCTGGCGTTCATCGGCGGCTCGACGGGCGCGGCATTCTTCCAGGGCATCGCGCTCGGCGCGTTTTTGCAAGGCATCCCGGTTGTCGGCGGCAGCTTCGCAGGCGATGCATTCGGCTGGCTCACGCCGTTCTCGCTGCTGACGGGTCTCGGCCTCGTCGTCACGTACGCGCTGCTCGGCTGCTGCTGGCTCGTCGCGAAGACAGAAGGCGATCTGCAACGACGTCTGCATCGCGTCGTGTGGCCGCTGACGATCGTGCTGCTCGGCTTCATCGTCGTCGTCAGCCTGTGGACGCCGCTGCAAGAACCCGAGATCGCGCAACGCTGGTTCGACGCCGGCATCTTCTGGCGCCTGCTGCCGGTGCCGTTCCTCGTCGCAATCTGCACGTTCTTCATGCGCCGCGCGGTGCGCGACCGGCATCACAACACGCCGTTCATGATGGCACTCGGTCTCGTGCTGCTCGGCTATGTCGGGTTGCTCGTGAGCCTGTGGCCGTACGCGATTCCGTCGAGCCTCACGCTCTGGGAAGCGGCCGCTCCGCGTTCGAGCCAGATGTTCACGCTGGTCGGCGCAGCCATCATCATCCCCATCATCATCGGCTATACGACGATGGGCTACTGGGTTTTCCGCGGCAAGGTGCGCCATGGCGACGTCCATTACCACTAAGCCCGCCCGCACCAGATCGCGCCGGGTGCGGCTGCCCGGCTGGCTCTGGTTCGTCGCACTGTGGTGCGGCGGCGTGGGCGGCGCGATGATCGTGGGCTATGCGTTCAAGGCGCTGATGAACGCGACGCTGTTCGCGATTACCTGATCGGCTGACGACAGCCAAACACGCTTGCGCGCATCCGCCGCGCATAACCTGCCGGGCGGCCCGTCGAGGCCGCCCGCTTGCCTTCAAAATCCTTCCGCGAAGCTCGTCTACGTAGCAGGCCGCGAGAGCACCATCCTCCTGGCCTCCGATGCAGTGCCGTACAAACCAGGGAAAACCACACGCGCCCAAACCGCGATGACCGCGCCGGACTTTCCGGCGAGGCCGCAGCGGCTGCGCGAGCGAGACCAGAGCAACTGATAAAACCACGCCGGCGCCGTTGCATTCCAGACGACCGACGCGAACAATGAAGCGCGGCAGCGCGCTGGCCGCAAGGCCGGCGCAGCCGGGCGACAAGCATGACCCATCCGGCGATCCGGCATATGATCGCGGCTTGGGAAGCAAAACAAGCTGTTGCTGCATGGACGGCCCACCGCTGGTCGGGCCGCAGGGAATGCAGCGGGTTGCGATGCGCAGCGGGCGTTCACGCCCGGGTGCGTCGCGGCCTTGCGGACGGAGCGCGCGCAACGGGGAGCGCGCGCTCCGCCCTCGTCCCGACCGACAACATGGCACAACACCGGCAGGGCCGAGCGCCTGCATGGGACGAGAGGAACGCGCTAAAGCGCCAACTCTGGTCCACAGCGGAGACATCATGAAGTTTCTTGTAGCCGACGATCATGAACTGATCCGCCAGGGCGTCAAGGGTCTGCTACGCGGACTCGATCCCGACGCCGTATTCGACGAAGCCGACACCTGGGAAACGCTGGCCGCCGCCGCAAGGCCCGACGCCAACCACGATCTCGCCATCGTCGATCTTCACATGCCAGGCATGACAGGTGCCTCTTCATTGCACGCCCTGCTGAAAGCCAATCCGGCGCTGCCCGTGGTCGTGCTGTCGGCGGAGGAATCGCCGGATGAGATGCGCGCCGTGCTCGCGGCGGGCGCGCTCGGTTTCGTGCCGAAGCGCCAGCCGGCCAGCGTGATGCTCAAGGCAATCGAGCTGGTGCTGTCGGGCGGCGCGTATGTGCCGATGGAAGCGCTCAGCCTGCTCGGCTCACGCAGCGCGGATACAGCGACTGCGACCGCCACGGCGGAAGCCGCTACGGCGAGCGCAACAGCCATCGCCGGGCAGACGACGGCCGCGCCGCCAGAAGCGGCACCCGTTCGCATCGAGGCGTTGCAGCCGCATCAGCAGCATCTGCTGGAGAACCTGTCGCCGCGTCAGCAGGAAATCATGCGGCTCGTGCATCGCGGCTGGACCAACAAGATGATCGCGCGCGATCTCGGCGTCGCCGAAGGCACGATCAAGGTCCATCTTTCGGTGATCTTCCGCGCGCTCGGCGTGCACAACCGCGCGACCGCCATTGCCGTGATCAACGGCTGGCTCGAAGCGGGAAAGACGCTTTGATTGCGAATAAAAAAGAAGGCGACAGAACGTCGCCTTCGGCAGGACCCGGCCTTTGCAGCCGCACTTGATACATGCCCGTCAGAGCATTTCCGTCGCCAGCGTGACGCCTAGCGCAACGCCGCCGACCACGCCGATCGCCCGGCCGAGCAGCATCGCGTTGAGGTCCTCGTCGAGCAGGAACTCGCTGCGGCGCTCGCGCATGACCGTGCGATGCAGCAGCGGCATGGGAAACAGCAACGCGCACGACAGCGCGACAGGCGCGCCCAGGCGCATTGCCATGTTCGCGTGGTGCTCGGCGGGAATGCCGAGATACAACATGCCGACCACGAAAACGGTCGTCAGCAGCGTGCCCGCCAGCACGCCTGCGACGAGCTTGTCGGATGGATGTCCGTTCACTTCTACACCTCATTGAATCGAAAGCCGCGCCGGGCCGATGGGCCGGACGCGAGGGTTGCCGGAAAAAGTTCGCGGCGGCTTTGGGGGCCGCTGTTATCGCGAAACGGCTTATTTCAGCAGCCAGGCATGGCTCCGGTCGATCAGACACTTCTCAAAAAGGCTGATGAGCAGGCAGGGACGAGGTGGCGCAGGCGGCGAACGGAAGCGCAACGGCGCTATGCGGCGCCGCTGCTATTAGGAAATAAATCGTCGATGGTCGCGATGTGGCTCGCGTCATGACGCGAGCCTTTGACGTTAACGGGAAGCCAGACAGAAAAGCCTGGCGTGTCGCCGCCGGAGAGAGTCAGCCGCGGGTCGTCAACGGCTGTTCAGAAGTCACAGATTCCGCGCGGTCACCCGGCTTGTCTGCCACCGCGCCCGGCTGCTGCCATAGCATCTCCAGCGTGCGGCGCAGCCGCGCGGGCGTCACGGGCTTGTGCAACACGGGGATGCCCTGCATCGCCAGCGCCTCCAGTTCGACCGACGCCATATCGCCCGTGATCAGCAGCGTCACCACGCGCTCGCGGCCACGCTTTCGGAGCGCGTCGCGAACCGCGCCGAGCGCCTGCGCGCCCGTCCGGTGGTTCGCCAGCTGATAGTCGCAGAGCACGGCATCGGGCATGAAGCCTTCGTCGATGGCCAGCAGCGCGAGACGCTCGTCGGGCACGCCGCGCACGATACATCCCCAGCGGCCCAGCAGGCTCTGTATGCCTTCGAGGATCGCCGGCTCGTCGTCGATGCACAGCACGTGGCGCCCGAGCGCCGCCCCTCCGCTCGCGACGGAATCGTTCAGCCCGGCGACGATCCGCGCCGGATCGCCCGCCTGCACCGGGAACCGGAACACCGAGCCGCGCCCCGGCGCCGAGCGCAATTGCAGCTGCCCGCCCAGCATCTCGACGAGCCGCTTGACGGTCGGCAGCCCGAGACCATGCCCTTGCCGCGCGTCACGCTGCGGATTGGCGACCTGATAGAACTCTTCGAAGATGCGCCCTTGCTCGGCCCGCGGAATACCGATGCCCGAGTCGCGCACTTCGATATAGCCGCCCTCGCTCCGCCCCGCGCGCCGGAAGCCCATCCAGATCGCGCCGCTTTCCGTATAGCGCACCGCGTTCGACAGCAGGTTGCTCAGGATCCGCTCCAGCAGCACGGGGTCGTCGTGAATCACGGTGTCCGTCGGCGCGATGCGCAGCGCGAGCCCTTTCGCGGCCGCCTGCGGCCAATACTGGTTGCCGACGCGATCGAACAGTTCGGACAGCCGGAAATGCAGCCTGATGACCTGCGTGACGCCGCTTTCGAGCCGCGCCAGGTCGAGCACCTGGTTGAACAGCTGGTTCAGCGCCTCGACATTGTTGGCAATGTTATTGGCCGTCTTCGCGTGCTGCACGGGCGTCGCCGACGTGTCGTTCAGCGACGCCGCGAGCAAGCCGATCGCATGCAGCGGCTGGCGCAGATCGTGACTCGCGGCGGCGAAGAAGCGCGTCTTCGCGAGGCTCGCTTCCTCGGCGACGAGCTTTTGCGCAGCGAGCGATTCGGCGAGCGCCTGCTGATCGACGCGTGCCTGCACGACGCGCTGGAACAGCTTGCGGTAGCTAAGCGCGTAGACGTTGATCGCGCAGAAGAAGAACGCGAGGACGATCGCGAGAATCGTGCGGTCGAACGTGTGGGTGCCGAAGTGCAGCACGATGGCGGGCAGCAGCAGAAACGGGATCGCCGTCACGAAGTTGGCGACGTCGAAACCGTTCGACATGAACACGCCCGCCGCCAGCGTGACGAGCATCACCGTGTGCAGAATGGGGAGATCCGTGTGCGGGCTCTGGAACGCGAACCAGATCGCGAAGCCGGGGGCGCTGTAGAGCAGCGCGCCGCGTGCCGCGTGCAGGTTGATCCACGTGCGCGGCGAGACGGACTCGGCCCAGCGCCGGTTGCACATCCACAGCGCGAGGCTCGCGCAGTTGGCGAAGCCATAGAAGATGAAGCAGGCCGCGAAAAGATGCGGATGCGGGATGTTATTCCAGTAGATCGCCACCAGCACCGCAATCGAGAACCAGTGCGTGAAGAAAGCAATCGGGTCCTGCGCGTACAGCACGCGCACGAGGTCTTCGTCGATCGCGCGCTGGATGGGATCGGCCCGCATCGTGCGGTCTCCTTGTCGGCAGGAGCTGGCGCCTGGGCGCGTCGCTCCCGTCCATTCAATTGATTATTCGGTCGGCGGGAACGAGTACTTTGGATCGCTCCCGTACTGTACGAGATTCGCTGGTCGTTTCGTTTTCTGTCAAACCGCCGCCGATTGCACCAGATTGGGAATAAAACCCGGGCCTCACGCGTCCTATAAAGAGCACCCGGTACAGTCTAAAGATAGTTTACCCGTCTTGCCGGCGGTTTACCCTTCAGCTATCACTTAATCCATATAGGCGGCGCCGCGTGCAAAAAGCATACTGGGTTCAACGATTCAACATTCAAGCGCGGCCAACAGCCTCTGAAGGTTCAGCTTCACGACCTGTTTCATGCCTGTTTGTCGAGGCTCTACTGGCGGCATCCCCCGCTGCCACCGCGCTCCTTGCCCCTTACCGATGGAGGCCTTCATGGGCGCAGTTCCGAGCCAGGTTTTCGCACGCACTCTCGACGAAGCCGTTCTTCCCGACCTGTGGCGCCGCCGCACGCAGCTCACGGACGACGAAATGATGTCGATGTACGATCTCGTGAAGCGCGCGTTGCGCACCTACCACCCGCTCGAATTGCACGCGCTCGGCGAAGACAAGGAAGAGCTCGTGCATCAGTTCATCTATACGAAGGTGCTGCGTCTTGCGCCAAACCACGTCGAATCGAAGGCGACGCCGGAAAGCGCGCCGTCCAACAGCTACGCGATCTGCGCTTACTTCCGCCGCTATCTGATCGACTGCCTGAGGAGCGCGAGCCATCAGCGCAATGTGTCGATGGAAAACGAAGGCATGATGCAGGAGATCGATCTGCGCGCGCAGGCGCTCGAAGATCCCGTCGAAAGCGTGCTGCTGCAATACGGCCTGAGCGAACGCGGCGTGCGCCAGGCCGCGCGCGAGTTCATCGCGTCGCTCGATTCGCCCGAGCGCATCGTGCTCGCGGGCAGCCTCGGCTGGTGCTCGGAAGCGAAAGGCGGTCTGTCGGCGGTGGCCGCGCAGCATCGGGTGCCCTCCTATCACTATCGTGCCGTCAAGCTCGGTGTCACGATGAAGAAGACGGACGACGCCGCGCAGTTTTCCAACACGAAGATTGGCCAGTGGCTGCGCGACGAGCTCGGCATTGCAATTCACGCTGAAAACCGCGAAGCGATCCTCGTCGTGTTCAACCTGCTCGCAGCGGAAGCGACGGAAGCCGCCACCGCGCCCGACGACGAAATGATCGAAGCGGCGGCGTGAGCACCTGACTGAGTGCGCTGCTTGAACCTCAACTCACTTAACGTTTAACAATCGCCGCCTTCGATTCGAATTTGACAATTCGGCTCGCTTATTACGCGTCGCGAACCAGAACGAGCCCGTCTCTACGCTTCATCCTGCGTGC
The Paraburkholderia hospita DNA segment above includes these coding regions:
- a CDS encoding class II aldolase/adducin family protein, whose product is MSSFAHTPAGRIAQSKLMSEAEQRTRVDLAAAYRLAALNGWDDLVYTHISASVPDEPGHFLINPFGLSFDEVCASNLVKIDIAGNIVGASEHPVNATGFALHAAVHAARADAFCVMHLHNTAGIAVSLQKDGLLPGSQHALRFHGYLAYHDYEGLAFTPAEGERLVADLADKPAMLLRNHGTLTTGRTVAEAYVLMATLIKACEIQLLAQTGGVALVLPSEAVAERTAEQLYDGGAVEGAIEWPALLRKLDRIDASYKG
- a CDS encoding cytochrome ubiquinol oxidase subunit I, with translation MTTAISAFDLARMQFAFTVSFHIIFPALSIGLASFIAVLEWRWLKTGKAYYKDLCLFWSKIFAVAFGMGVVSGVVMSYEFGTNWSGFSSFAGPVTGPLLMYEVMTAFFLEAGFLGIMLFGWQRVSPRAHFGATLMVAIGTLISTFWILASNSWMQTPQGFDIVDNHVVPVDWFKIIFNPSFPYRLAHMAIAAFIVTALVVAAVGAWHLLKGRRDNAVKKMFSMALWMLLVLAPVQAFVGDAHGLNTREHQPAKIAAIEGLWDTEKGGTALNLFGIPDMQAETTKYAVSIPHLGSLILTHSWDGEIRGLKSFPKEDRPNSTVVFWSFRVMAGLGVAMIAFALAAWALRRRGKLYDAKWFHRIAIAMGPTGFLSLLAGWVTTEVGRQPWVVYGVKRTIEAVSPLSAQQVGISLMAFVVIYFLVFGTGIYYMFKLMRSGPALPGHTPDGIPDAPRRGARRPLSTVDQMIDA
- a CDS encoding ATP-binding response regulator → MRADPIQRAIDEDLVRVLYAQDPIAFFTHWFSIAVLVAIYWNNIPHPHLFAACFIFYGFANCASLALWMCNRRWAESVSPRTWINLHAARGALLYSAPGFAIWFAFQSPHTDLPILHTVMLVTLAAGVFMSNGFDVANFVTAIPFLLLPAIVLHFGTHTFDRTILAIVLAFFFCAINVYALSYRKLFQRVVQARVDQQALAESLAAQKLVAEEASLAKTRFFAAASHDLRQPLHAIGLLAASLNDTSATPVQHAKTANNIANNVEALNQLFNQVLDLARLESGVTQVIRLHFRLSELFDRVGNQYWPQAAAKGLALRIAPTDTVIHDDPVLLERILSNLLSNAVRYTESGAIWMGFRRAGRSEGGYIEVRDSGIGIPRAEQGRIFEEFYQVANPQRDARQGHGLGLPTVKRLVEMLGGQLQLRSAPGRGSVFRFPVQAGDPARIVAGLNDSVASGGAALGRHVLCIDDEPAILEGIQSLLGRWGCIVRGVPDERLALLAIDEGFMPDAVLCDYQLANHRTGAQALGAVRDALRKRGRERVVTLLITGDMASVELEALAMQGIPVLHKPVTPARLRRTLEMLWQQPGAVADKPGDRAESVTSEQPLTTRG
- a CDS encoding 4-oxalocrotonate tautomerase, with the translated sequence MPTFHIELFEGRTVEQKRQFVEAITKATCESLNVEPNSVDIVLIDVKRENWATGGKLWSDVG
- the cydB gene encoding cytochrome d ubiquinol oxidase subunit II, with translation MDVTIVWAAIIALGLFIYVVLDGFDLGIGIVFPFFPDEKERDLMMNTVAPVWDGNETWLVLGGAGLFAAFPIVYSTVLSALYLPLVFMLVCLIFRGVSFEIRAKANRTKHLWDLAFIGGSTGAAFFQGIALGAFLQGIPVVGGSFAGDAFGWLTPFSLLTGLGLVVTYALLGCCWLVAKTEGDLQRRLHRVVWPLTIVLLGFIVVVSLWTPLQEPEIAQRWFDAGIFWRLLPVPFLVAICTFFMRRAVRDRHHNTPFMMALGLVLLGYVGLLVSLWPYAIPSSLTLWEAAAPRSSQMFTLVGAAIIIPIIIGYTTMGYWVFRGKVRHGDVHYH
- a CDS encoding response regulator transcription factor produces the protein MKFLVADDHELIRQGVKGLLRGLDPDAVFDEADTWETLAAAARPDANHDLAIVDLHMPGMTGASSLHALLKANPALPVVVLSAEESPDEMRAVLAAGALGFVPKRQPASVMLKAIELVLSGGAYVPMEALSLLGSRSADTATATATAEAATASATAIAGQTTAAPPEAAPVRIEALQPHQQHLLENLSPRQQEIMRLVHRGWTNKMIARDLGVAEGTIKVHLSVIFRALGVHNRATAIAVINGWLEAGKTL